Proteins co-encoded in one Spirosoma endbachense genomic window:
- a CDS encoding M15 family metallopeptidase yields MASRSINDLHPLLAYAYGKAEMEWKLTNPKRPVPYLTATFRSMAEQTALYNQPTDKRDNDGDGKVDEADERVTNAKAGQSPHNFNPSYAFDVAFLDSKGNSVWSDLTLFNDFAKLVLKTSGITWGGNFLTLKDRPHFELTGWAGMPKK; encoded by the coding sequence ATGGCTTCACGAAGTATTAATGACCTTCATCCATTGCTTGCCTATGCGTATGGGAAGGCGGAAATGGAATGGAAATTGACCAATCCCAAGCGGCCGGTTCCGTATCTGACGGCCACGTTTCGTTCCATGGCTGAACAAACGGCATTGTACAACCAACCGACCGATAAGCGGGACAACGATGGGGACGGCAAGGTTGACGAAGCTGACGAACGAGTGACCAACGCCAAGGCCGGGCAAAGCCCACACAATTTCAATCCGTCCTATGCCTTTGATGTGGCCTTCCTTGATAGTAAAGGGAATTCGGTATGGAGTGACCTGACGCTATTCAATGACTTTGCCAAGCTAGTCTTGAAGACGTCCGGAATCACTTGGGGGGGGAACTTCCTGACCTTGAAAGACCGGCCACATTTTGAGTTAACCGGGTGGGCAGGTATGCCCAAGAAATAG